The window CTGGAATGTATCTGCTCGGTTCCGTTTGCGGTAGCAACTGCGGCTTCCGTGCAGGACGGGGAAAACAGTAATGCTATTGCCTGGACTTTTTCTACCTTTGACCTTGACCGTTATGATGAGCGGATTGATCCCTCTGGCTGGGATTTCAAGCGGTACTTACAAAATCCGGTTATCCAGTGGGCGCATTGTTTTGACATTCCGGCTATCGGGAAGGCTGACGGGGTGTTCGCCGATGAAAAGGGTTTGCATGGTTCCATTGTCTTTAATGGCAAGGACTATGATCCTTTCGGCTGGGGTATTGGGGAGCGGGTCAAGAATGGCGTGATCCGGGCCGGGTCGGTGGGGTTCCGGGTTCTGGAAATTGAACTGCCCTCAAAAGAGGACAGTAAGGACGGTACTACGCTTATATTCAGGAAACAGGAGCTTCTTGAATTTAGTGTGTGCAATGTTCCGGCTAATCCTTGGGCTCTGGCAAAGGGAATGACGGAAAAGAAACAGGAAACCAGTTTCCCTGACTTTTGGGGAAACATCATTCAAAACCATAAGGAGTAAAACTATGGGCAATGAAGAATTGGAAGCGGTTAAAAAGGCATTAGCCGCTATGAAGAAAATTGAGTTGACGGGGTTTACCAACACGGAAACCGCAACGGCTTACTTCAAGGAAAAGGAAATGATCCTTGAGGGGATAGTCAAAACTATGGAGACTATCACGGTGCAGGAATCATCGGAAATGGAAGCCTTGAAAGCCACGGTCAAGAGTCTGCGGGATGAACTGAAGGGACGGGCGGCTAATCCCCGTGAACTGACCCGGAAGGAATTACAATACCGCCTTGGTAAGGCGTTGGCGGCGGCGTGGACGGGGAATCATGGGGCCTTGGCGGAACTGTCCTTTACGCCGAACCTGAAAGCGGATAACTGGACTAATCCCCGTGATGTTAGTTGGGGGGAAAAGGGTTGGAATGTCAATGAGAAGGCGGCTCTCGGCTCACCGATGGGGAACCTCTCTACCAATGATCAATACCTCATCAATCCGATTTACGAAACGGAAATCATGCAGGACGCTGCCAAAAAATCGGTAATGATGCCTCTGGTGCGTCATCGTCCGATGATGGGGCCTTCTATCTTCCTGCCTACGAGGGACCGGGGCGGGGTTCAGCTTCACTGGCTTACCGCTTACGGGCAGCAGATCACCGGGAGCAAGCCCCAGGGGGCGCAACGGGTAGAGCTTAAAGCGTACACCCTTGCCGGGTATATCCCCTGGTATGATGAATTCGAGGAGGATGTTTTTATCGACCTGGGGGCAATGTTCATAGACGAATTTACGGAGGTCTACGGACAGGAGTTCGACCGTCAATGTCTGTTGGCGGATGATGATCCCTTTACCGGGGCTATGGCGGTGGATGGGGCGGAGGAAGTTGAAATTGCCGGGGCGGATATAAACGGCTTGACGTGGAAGGACTTCCGGGACGCTGTGTACCGGGTTCCTGCGGAGGAGCGCAAGGACTGCGCCTGGTTCTTGCATGAAACGGTATTAAACCATATTGCCAACATTGAGGACGCTGACGGGCGGCCGATATGGAGGCGGCCCACGGAAGCTATGCCGGGCAAGCTCGACCTGTATCCGTATCACGAGGTTTCCATCATGCCGCAGATCGGGGCGGTTGAAAATGATACCCCTTTTGCGATCTTTATGAACCCTAAAAGAATTCAACACGGGAACCGGAAGGGGATCGAGATCAAGAAATTTGACGGTACAACAGAAAGCATGGAATACGGGGAGTTGTTTCTCCGGTTCCGCAAGCGGGACGGGTTTTTGGTAACAAGACCATCGGGGAATATGGTCATACTGAAAACAAAACCATAAAACGAAGGAAAGCCGACCGGCGTTAGCCGGGCGGCTTTTTTTTTCTGCTCATAAATAAATACTGATAGCGTTTTCCGTAAGTAACCCTGTTTTGTATTCCGGTTCCGGGAGCGTGTCTATATGCTCAATTTCCTTTCTGAATATCCGGGCATCATCCCCCTGCAAATAAGCATAGAATTTGTAGTTGCTATCATAAAGCAAATAATGTCCGGTTTCCGGTTCGTAAGAATAACTGTATTTCAACCCGCTGAAAACTGGTAGTAACATGATCAATTCCTTCAATGATGAGATTACCCCGGCGCAAGCCGGGGGAAATGTTTGTTATTCTTGCAATGATTTAGGCTTCTTAAAATAGTTAGGATTGCGCTTGTAAAGGGCTTCCTCGATGGTCTGTTCTTCAAACCAATAATCAATATTTAGCGGCGCAATACGGCAGATTTCGGAAACGCTGGTATAACCCCATTCTGAATTTTCAAGGTCATCATTCAAAATGGTATAGCCGAACATGGTATCTTCTTTGTCGTATTCGCAGATAAAAATATCGGTGCCGCCGTAGAAGTAATGGAAGATTGCGGGATGTTCGTCCTTGCCGTCTGTCTTGTAAAGTTTGGGACATTTTTCAAGCTGTTTCATAAGCCGTTCTATTGGCTCGGCGTAGGTTTCGGGATTGGCGGCGGTGATAAGTAACTGACTGCGGGGGATGATGATCGCCAATTCGTCGGCTATTTCAAATTCAATTTTCATGGGGTTCTCCTTGGGGGAAATATCCCCCGCACAGGCGGGGGCGGTTTACTTACATGGCTAACTTATAGGCTTGTTTCTCTTTGTCCTTTTCCTCTTTTTCCCGGCTTACTTTCTGACTGCCCTTTTTAGCCCTGATTTCGTCAAGGGTTTCATGGCTGGAAATATTGCGCTTGGGGCGGCCTGAATAAATCCATGCCTTACGGTTGCCGGAGAACCAGAAGCCCAGGGCCTTTAGTTGTTCCCTGATTTCTTTTGAGTTAAAGCAGTAAATCCAGTAGCCTATGATTTCGATTTCACAATCAAGGTTTATGATTTTCTGTAAGATTTCCTGAAAGGGTGTAACCGCATCGGCGGCGGGTTTCCATTCCTTATCTGCATAGTACGAATTAAACGAATGGGACATAAAACCGTTTAGGAAACTATTAAACTGGTTTATTATTTCTACGGTGGCGGCTTCGCCTTCCTGCCCTGCGTGATCCGGGTGGTACTGCTTTAATAATTCCCGGTAGCGTTTTTTTGCTTCCTCTACGGATTGGCATTTTTCAAAGTAGTTCATTTTAACTGCTCCTTTTATGAAGTTTCCCCGCTCAAGCGGGGGATGGTTTGAGCTATAAGGCCGCCAGTAATGCGGCTTTTTCTTCCGGGGTGATGGCACTGCGGAAGGTGCAGCCCTGACATTTGGTATTGTCCCGGCAGGACAGGCAGACTTTTGACGGGTCCACTATGGAGGGCAAGAGCCTGACCATGAGATCCACGGCTACGGGCATGGGCTTACCCATAGCCCACGCAAGGCGGCGAACCGACACAGCAGCAAGGCCGGAAAACTGAGGCGAATAGTACCGCTTTTGATCTGCGTTGTTCATTCTGAAAACTCCTAGAAACGAAATAACCCCCGACAGCCAAGGCCGGGGGAAAAGTACCTAAAACAAAGAAAGTTGACCATGTGAAAGAAAAGAAGCGGGGACGGTGCGGTTTGCATAAATGGTATGGAGATAAGAAACATAGCGGGCCGCTTCTTCTTCCGTTCTGAAAAAGCGGCGGCATTTGAGACCATGACCAAAGGGCAAGCCGGATAATACAAGATGAGCCGGGGCGGTTTGCTTTTTAATGCTGGTAGAGACCAGGGCCGGCCTGTGCAGATAAAAAGCAAACTGCGCTAAAACCTGATAGCAGGGCATTTGGCTAGACATAACAACACCCCGAAGGGAAAGGGCAAACATAAACTGCCGTTGTTAGGCCCAGCCATACGGCCAGGTGGGGCAAGGGCAAAAATGCCCTTGCTGATATACGTTATAATAAAGATTATATACTATTTAATAAACATAGTCAAGTAAATAATAAAATATTTTTACTTTTTATTGACGGGTAAGGGCCTACTATGGTATTTTGAAAGTATGGGAATGACGGAAAAAATACGGATTATGCTGGTAAAGCAAGGAAACATTTCAGAGGCCGAACTTGCAAGGCGGCTGGGACAGACCCCGGCAAATCTACACCATAAGATGAAGCGGGACAATTTTTCTGAAAAGGAACTGCGGGAGATTGCGGAGGCGCTAGACTGCGGACTAAAAATAAACCTTGTTATGAATAAGACCGGGGAGGAAATTTGACTGTGCCGAATGAACTTCATAGCCGGACATACCGAATAAAGCCAATTTTTAGCAGAGAATTCCGGCGTAACCTCTTACCGGATACCGAAGCGGACGGTCCAGGTATTACCGGAGAGCCGCCGAATTGCCCCCCGCTTACTCGACCTTTCACCACTAATGGACAGACTGACAAACGGGACTAATACGGCACGGCAGGGCGCAATGCCGACAAAGCGGGTTCTTGCGGAGAAAGCGGCGCATGAATGGCCGGGCGCACTTACAAATAAAACCGCTGCTGTAATACCCCTTCACTGCTAATGGACAGGCTATGTTAACGGGCTGAACACTGACGGGAAAAAGTGTAATATACAATTATAAGAGAAATTCATACAATTTTGTAGGAAATATAGAACCATCGACAAAAACTGCCATTTTTCCATCCGTCTGTTCACCGCCTAGCCCGATCTACGAGTTTCTGATATACTATTTGAACAAACTTTTCTCTCATATGGTAAGGACAATGAAAGGTCTAACGGAAAAAGAACGAGAATTTATTATAGAACGGCTCCAAGCGGGTGAGACCATACCCGATGATTTCAAGGAGAAGCTGTTCCCCGTAACCCAGAAAGAGTATGAACTCCGTTATGCCGGCAAAATGCGGAAAGAGGACCTCTTGGCTGATAAGGATGGGACTTTTGCCGTGCCCCTGCAGGTTGAGAAAATTTATAATGGTAAGCGTAAAAAGTATAAAGACGATTGGCGTAACATGATCGTATTTGGGGATAACCTTCAATTCCTTAAGACTATCTACAAGAACGAAGATCCTCTGATTAAAGACAAAGTAAAAAGCAAGGTCAAACTGATTTACATAGATCCGCCATTTGCAACTGATTCTGATTTTGAAGGTATAGATGGTCAGAAAGCATATTCAGATAAAGCCAAGGATTCTGATTTTATTGAATATCTCAGAAAAAGGCTCATCCTTGCAAAAGAAATACTGGCTAACGATGGAAGTATTTATGTCCACCTTGATGCTAAAAAGAGTCACTATATAAAAGTGATACTGGATGAGATTTTCTCGGATTTTTTTTGCATAGAAATAATATGGGTATGTGGCTTAATGGGTTCCGGTAAAATTTTTCCAAAGGCGCATGAGACGATTTTTTGTTATAAAAAAGTAAACTCCATATTTAATCCCCCGCCCCGGATCGGATATTCAAAACGTATTACTAATGCTCTGGTTAAGGATAAAAATGGATGGTATTATACAAGGGGTAAAGAAAGCAGTGGGGGGTCTACATATTTAAAGACTTATATTTGTACAGATCCAACTCTTTCAAAAGAGGAAGCAATAAAAAGTGCTAATTCAAACAGGCCTCAAACCGCTTGGGATGTCTGGATGGGTAAAGAAGATTTAGCAAATGAATTTAATGATTTCCCCGTTGGGACATATGCTTATACTGAAATAGAGAATGTCGGTTATCCAACACAAAAGCCTGAATTCTTGCTAAAAAGAATAATTGAAGCATCATCAAACGAAGATGATATTGTCCTAGACTTCTTTGCCGGAAGTGGGACTACTGCTGCAGTAGCCGAAAAGCTTAATCGTCGCTGGATAACCTGCGATATTGGCAAATTTAGCTTTTATACCGTCCAGAAGCGACTTTTAACAATACAGGACAGCAAAAACCTTGAAAATTCAAAAAAGAAATACAGTAAAGAGGCTAAAACTTTTGTAACTGTTAATACCGGGATGTATGATCTTGCAAAGATGAAGGAGTTAGACCGGGGGAAATACATTGAATTTGTCCTTGAATTATTTGAGGTTGCTCCTAAAAAATTAAAAAAGAAAGGATTTGAATTTCAAGGTGAGCGGAAAGATGGTTACCCCGTTCTTGTCTGGGAATATTCGTCTGAACATAATCTTGATGAAGAATTCCTGGAGAGCCTATATAAAGCTCTGGGAAAGAGTATCGGCAGCAGGGTTTATATCATTGCACCGATTAACGCGGTTGATTTTATTGGCGATTATCACCAGATAGAAAACACTAGGTTCTATTTCTTGAAAATACCCTACCAGGTAATACAAGAATTACACAATTCAAAATTTGAAAAGATACATCAGCCAAGAAGTAAGCGCAACCTTAATGATTTAGAAAACGCGGTAGGTTTTCATTTTGGCCTGCCGCCTGAGGTTAAAAGTAGTTTTAAGAAGGGTGTGTTTGCCATCAAAGAATTTAAGTCTAATTTCAAGGATGAGGCCAAGGGTAACGATTTTGAGAATCTTGAAACATTAAGCATGGTTGTTATTGACAGCAACTATGACGGTACGGATTTCAAGATGACCGATTGTTATTTTAGCGATGAATTTACCAATATAGATGGGGTATTGACCAAGAAGATTGAAAATTCAGGTAAATCAGTATTTGTTATTTATATTGACATTTTTGGTAATGAAGCAAAGGAAGTGTTCAATATAAAATGACTGGAAAAAAACAATTTAATACACAAGAGCTTGTATTAAAAATAAGTTCTAAAAATTATGATCCCAGAAAATATCCTATCAACGATTGGGATAGGTATTTAGATGTTCTTTGTCAAAATAGAAATTTCCAGAAAGAAGCAATAAAAACAATCCTTTATTATTTGGTTTCTGATAATTATAAATCCATAGAAGATTTAGTAAATGAAAATTATCGGGATAATTTATCTTTGCAGGAAAAATATAGAACTATCGAAGATTATCATGCAAGACTGCAACTTCCGAAAAAACTTTCCGGAAGTATTGATTTAGCTACTGGGACAGGGAAAAGCTATGTAATGTATGGGATAGCGCAGATCGCATTAGGTATCGGATTAGTTGATAAAGTTCTTGTTTTAGGGCCGCCCAGTCTAACCATTGAAAGAGAATTAACTAATAAATTCGTTGGACTTTCATCAAACAAAATTTTATTAAATGCAATACCTCAAAGTTCAAAATGTTCTAACCCTTCAATTATCCATGCCAATGAAACGATAAAAGATTATTCCATTTGTATTGAAAATGTAAACGCTATTTACACGAATAACAGCTCATCAATAATGGATAGCCTTAGTTTTGGAAGGGGGGAACGGTGCCTTGTATTAAATGATGAAGTGCATCATGCATATAATAAGACAAGTGGTAATGGTACTGATAATAGGAGCATCAAAAAATGGAAAGAATTCTTACTCGATAGTGCTTACTCTTTTAAATACATTATTGGATTTACAGGGACAGCATACATTGATAATGATTATTTTAATGATTGTCTGTATCGGTATTCTTTAAGAAGCGGTATAGAAAATAAATTTATAAAAAAAATTGATTATATAGTTGAAAATATAGACCAAAATGAATATGAAAAATTTCAAAAAATATTGTTCAATCACAAAAGGAATAAACAACTTTATCCTGAAATAAAACCTCTTACTATATTGATTACGAAGGACATAAAAGAAGCAAAGCAACTTCAAACAAGGCTGGTAGAATTTTTGGCTTCCCGAAAAGAGGGGACGGAGGAAGAACTGTATAAAGGAAAAGTTCTTATTGTTACATCTCATAAGGATCATAGACAAAATATTCCGCTTTTATCATATGTTGACAGTAAAGATAACAATACTGAATGGATAATATCTGTAGCAATGTTGACAGAAGGTTGGGATGTAAAAAATGTTTATCAAATTGTACCTATGGAAGAGAAAGCATTTAATTCAAAACTGCTTATCGCCCAGGTTTTAGGAAGAGGCTTACGTATTCCAAAGGAATATCCTACTATTTCTGAAGTTATTGTATATAACCATGATAAGTGGAGTAGTAGAATAAAAGAACTTGTGGCTGAAATACTTGAGATGGAAACGAAAATTTCTAATGGTATATTAAAAAAAAGTGATCGTGCGAAATATCATTTTTCGGTCTATAACATAAAATATATAAAAAATACTAAAGAAACACCTAACAAGGATACAGAAAAATTTATTTACAAGGATTATGCAAATTTAATTTCTCATGAGGATGTTTATTCTGATGATGCTAAATATACTGATATTGACGGAAAAGAGTTGAAGATAAATTATCAAATTGAAAGAGAACAATTTTTAATAACAGATATTGTAAATCAAGTTTATAATGATTTTCAAAAACGGAGACTTGAAGGTATAATTCTCGATTTGGGCAAAAATGAATACACAAGTGATAATCTCCCTGAAAAATCTGACATTGAGAGTTATATCAGACGTTCTATGAAAGAAGTGGGATTAAAAGGGAATTCTTTAAGCAGTCAAAACAAGCAAATAATATTTTCCACATTCGGGACACTTTTAAGAAAAAAGCCAAAAAGCCTGAGAATTTCCAGAGATTTTGAAAAGCTGGAAGAAATTAAGACGTTTTCCAAAGATGTTGAAAATGTTTCCGTATTGGGTTTGAAGGGTGGTTCTACCATTTTCTATACAAATAATTATCGTGATGAAATAATATCAGAAGACAGCTTGATAGCGTTTAATGAGATAATTACCGACCTTTCTTTACCACGAAGTGCATTTATTGAAGTGGATAATTCATATAATTTAAAAACGCCTGTTGATTTAGTATTTACCTTTAAAAAGCCTGAAAGGGAATTTGTTCAAGAACTTATAAAACAAGAAAATGCCGAAAAGGTTAGCAATTGGATTAAATCTTCAAATATGGGTTTTTATTCTATAGAGTATTCTTTTACAAAGGGCACTCATACAAACTCCCATCCATTTAATCCTGATTTTTTTATTTTATTAAAAGAAAATAAATCGGAATATATTTCTGTTGTTGAGATAAAATCTGATGGCGATGATACAGAAGAAAATAAGCAAAAGTATAAATATGCGCTGGATCACTTTAAATTGCTTAACGAAACATTAAAGAAAGATGGTATTAACCAAAAATACTTTTTTAACTTTTTATCACCGGAAAATTATCCTGATTATTTTTCATGGTTACGGGATGGAAAGTTGATTAAAGGTCTGTTCAAAAGCGCATTAGACAGAGAATTGGAGGAATAAAAGTGGTTGCCAATGCATCAAAAATATCAGATTTTCTTTCTCAAAACAAAACGCAATTCATTATTCCTGTATATCAAAGAAATTATGATTGGAAAATTGAACAATGCAAACAATTATTAGATGATTTAATGACAATAGGTAATAATAATGATATTCATTTTATTGGGAGTATTGTATATCTTCACGATAGTATTTATACAGCTACAGACATAAAAGAACTTGTTATTATTGACGGGCAACAGCGCTTAACGACAATAATGCTTATATATGTGGCATTATATAGACTTGCAAAATTCCTTAATAAGAATTCTCTTTTTGATGAAATAAATGAAACATACTTAATAAATAAATATTCTTCTTCATCAGAAAAATTAAAACTTAGAAATACTGAAAATAATGATAGGGCTTTTCGTTTTTTATTAGAAGATAATCAATCAACTGATTACAATGAATATTCAAATATTATACGAAATTTTGATTATATCAAGGACCGAATAAATGAAAATAATTACGAAGTTGTTCTTGCCGGATTATCAAAATTAAGTTATGTTGAAATATCTCTTGAGAGGGGAAAAGACGATCCGCAAAAAATATTTGAAAGTATTAATTCTACAGGATTAGAATTATCCCAAGCTGATTTAATACGAAATTATATATTAATGGGACTTAAATATGATGAACAGAAGTATATTTATAATACCTATTGGCGATATATCGAAGATCATACTAAATATATAGCGAAAAACGAGAATAAACTCTCGGATTTTATAAGGGATTTTCTTACACTCGAAAACAAAAGAATCCCTAATAAAGATACGGTATATATTGAATTTAAGAAAAAATATGATGTTTCTACATTTACCGAATTAGAAAAAAACTTGCAAAATATAAAAAATATGTCTACCTTCTATAACAAGGTAATAAATCCGCAGTTTGAAAAAGATAAAGATATTCAAGAAGAATTAAAATATATTAATCAGCTTGAAAGTGAAGTAACTTATCCATTCATTCTTTCCGTTTACAAAGATTATGATGCTGAAATAATTAATAAAGTAACATTCATTAATGTATTAGAGTTAATTCAGTCCTTCGTGTGGAGACGATTTATTACAGGATTACCGCCTAATGCATTGAACAAGATTTTTATGAATTTGTATGAGAAAATAAATAAAAGTGAATATGTTAATTCACTTCAAATATCACTATTGCAAAAATCAGGGGATCAAAAATTTCCAACCAACGATGAAATAATCGAAGCCTTGCATGGCAAAGATATTTATAGCATTAAATCAAAAAAAATACATTATCTATTTGAAAAACTAGAAAACTTTGAGAACAAAGAAAAAGTATTAATCCAAGGTAATGCCGATATTACTATAGAACATATTTTCCCACAAAACCCTGATATTAGTTGGAGAAATGATTTAAGTGGGGAAGAATATGATACAATTAAAGAAAAATATTTACATACAATCTCAAATCTAACACTATCTGGTAATAACGGGCAACTTGGAAATATGTCATTTTTAAAAAAGAAAAATTATCCGAAAAATGGATATAGTGATAGTCGATTGTGGCTTAATAAATTTCTTTCTTCAATCAATGAGTGGAATATCAAACAGCTTGAATCAAGGTTTGAATTAACAATAAAACGGTTTCTAAAAATATGGAAATATCCAGATGTTGATATTTCAAAAGTTCTGTCTATAGGGGAAGTAAATATATTTCAGGCAGATGAGCCGACCAGTAAGAAACTTGATTACTATATACTTCTCGACGAAAAAAAGACAATGAGTTCAATCCTTGAAATGTACGCTGACGTTGTTCGTCAATTACTGGATAAAAATATGAGTATGTTTTTCACTACTGTCTTAGCAGAGGATATTGATTTAACCAAAAAAGAAAATAAAAATAACTTGCGAAGCCCATTGCAGGTAAATGAAAACTGGTACATTGAAGGTAATTTAAGCCATATAGATAAATTCAAAAGAATAAAAGAAATTTTAACTACTTTTGATTTGGAAGATGAACTAACTATTAAGTATGCAGAATAAATTGAGTATTACTGTGGGATTTTTTTATATATTGAAAAATATTTTTTATCAAACATATAATCATAAAAATATTAATTTTGTCATAGTGTAATCCGCATTTCCCGCAGAAAGTCATTGAACTTGATACACCGAATGCCATATCTATCGGGATTGCTGTCATCCTGGGCCTGGACGGTGCGGATTATTTTATAGGGTTTTATAGACTCGTGGATATGGATAGAGGAAGTGGGTACTGTAAAAGGACGTTCCATCGGCTTTTCCGGCCCATTGTAAGGACGGGTCTATATGGGGATTATGGGCATAGGGTGTTTCCGAATAAGTGGCCATATCATCGGCGGCATAGCCGACCGGGGGGATATTCTTGCGCTGGTATTCTTCTTCATTTTCGTATGTGTATGCGTCTATTTGGCGCTGGTTGCTTTGGGAGTGGCGGATTTCTTTTTAGCCATTTGAGGGCTCCTTTCTTTGCCTTTTTTTATTGGCAAGATTAGTTGGATAAATAACCCACATGGGAATATGTAATTTTGTGGTAATTCCCACAAAAAAAATTTCCAGAATAGAAATTATTAATAGGAATATATGATAATTTGGAATATGAGTTAAAGCGAGGAAAACTACTAGTATAGGATAAACTGTAGGCGGCCAAGAATAAAAAGGCAATGGTGAGGATAGAGATTTCTTTATTCCTTTCTTTACTCCAATTATTCTAGCACGTAAAATCCAATTTGGTTTTCTAATTTTACTTGTGTAAATTATTCTTATTTTAAATCCATCATCCTTTTCAAATGCCTCATCATTATTTAGTGCTATTTGAATTTTTTCATTTATAATATCCATCGAGAGGTCTAATTCTTGACGACTTTTTAATATTATATCCGCTTGCAATATTTGTAAGTCTTCTACTTCTTCTGAATATTCAGCGATAATATAAGAATCTGATGAAATATCACTTTTTAATATGGGGATTTTACCCTTATTAAAAAATGAAATTTCAATGCTTCTGGCATTAACAATTTCTTTTTCTTTCCAAAATATATGCAAGTCATTGTAGGATTGACTGCGTGAGGCTAATATAACTTCTTCGGACAGATAGAACATTGGTTTTTTTGCTTTATTAGTGATGAAAGGCATTATTAAAGCAATTACTATCCCTGCAATGGCCAGCCAAGTGGCTAAATCAAGAGATTTTAAGAAATTCAATAAAGATGGCATCACCTACTTCTCCGGTTTAGACCCAAAAAAGGAAAAGACAAGCCACATTAATACGGCTAAGATATCTTTTGGTTGGGTCTAGTACGGGAACCTCCTTCATTAATGTTCATAATATATCATCAAACGATAAAAACGGCTATGCACTCGCCTTATAGACATAGGGGGCTTGCGGGGCCTCATCCTCTACGGGTTCACCACCAAAATCCGGGGTTTCGTCATAAACCAGGGTGAACTTGCCCACGGATAGTTTCTCATTTTGGCAGAATTCAAGGGTATAGCCGGGGCCTACAAAACAACTTAACCCCTCATAGGGATGGCTGGAGGTTTCAATGGTTCCATTGTCTTCCTGACTGACAAGACGGTCGGGGTGCATTTGGGCGTAAAGGTCAATTTTCCGGTATGTTTCGGTGGAAGCAAGTACGATATTGGGATATACACGATGTTTATTATAGAATGCGGTGGCTTTTTGGTGAAAAACATCGTCCCATAGGGAAAAATCGGTAATAGTGCCGGATATTTTGAAAACCATATTTTATTGTCCTCTAAAATTTATGTACGCAAGTAACCACACGCCCCGCTATCCGCAAATTTTCCAGTTCTGACCCCGCGATTTGCCGGGGAGGATAGGCGGGGTTGGCGCTGATGAGGGAAATGGACCGGGGCAGGTCGTCAAAGGATACCCGCTTAACCAATAGGGCGGTATCCAGAGACAGGACATAGATACCGTTCCCCTCGGTAAGGCCGGGGTGGAAAACAACCGCATCGCCATTGTAGATGTGTTCACCTATCATGGAATCCCCGGCGA is drawn from Leadbettera azotonutricia ZAS-9 and contains these coding sequences:
- a CDS encoding phage major capsid protein; the encoded protein is MGNEELEAVKKALAAMKKIELTGFTNTETATAYFKEKEMILEGIVKTMETITVQESSEMEALKATVKSLRDELKGRAANPRELTRKELQYRLGKALAAAWTGNHGALAELSFTPNLKADNWTNPRDVSWGEKGWNVNEKAALGSPMGNLSTNDQYLINPIYETEIMQDAAKKSVMMPLVRHRPMMGPSIFLPTRDRGGVQLHWLTAYGQQITGSKPQGAQRVELKAYTLAGYIPWYDEFEEDVFIDLGAMFIDEFTEVYGQEFDRQCLLADDDPFTGAMAVDGAEEVEIAGADINGLTWKDFRDAVYRVPAEERKDCAWFLHETVLNHIANIEDADGRPIWRRPTEAMPGKLDLYPYHEVSIMPQIGAVENDTPFAIFMNPKRIQHGNRKGIEIKKFDGTTESMEYGELFLRFRKRDGFLVTRPSGNMVILKTKP
- a CDS encoding DEAD/DEAH box helicase, whose translation is MTGKKQFNTQELVLKISSKNYDPRKYPINDWDRYLDVLCQNRNFQKEAIKTILYYLVSDNYKSIEDLVNENYRDNLSLQEKYRTIEDYHARLQLPKKLSGSIDLATGTGKSYVMYGIAQIALGIGLVDKVLVLGPPSLTIERELTNKFVGLSSNKILLNAIPQSSKCSNPSIIHANETIKDYSICIENVNAIYTNNSSSIMDSLSFGRGERCLVLNDEVHHAYNKTSGNGTDNRSIKKWKEFLLDSAYSFKYIIGFTGTAYIDNDYFNDCLYRYSLRSGIENKFIKKIDYIVENIDQNEYEKFQKILFNHKRNKQLYPEIKPLTILITKDIKEAKQLQTRLVEFLASRKEGTEEELYKGKVLIVTSHKDHRQNIPLLSYVDSKDNNTEWIISVAMLTEGWDVKNVYQIVPMEEKAFNSKLLIAQVLGRGLRIPKEYPTISEVIVYNHDKWSSRIKELVAEILEMETKISNGILKKSDRAKYHFSVYNIKYIKNTKETPNKDTEKFIYKDYANLISHEDVYSDDAKYTDIDGKELKINYQIEREQFLITDIVNQVYNDFQKRRLEGIILDLGKNEYTSDNLPEKSDIESYIRRSMKEVGLKGNSLSSQNKQIIFSTFGTLLRKKPKSLRISRDFEKLEEIKTFSKDVENVSVLGLKGGSTIFYTNNYRDEIISEDSLIAFNEIITDLSLPRSAFIEVDNSYNLKTPVDLVFTFKKPEREFVQELIKQENAEKVSNWIKSSNMGFYSIEYSFTKGTHTNSHPFNPDFFILLKENKSEYISVVEIKSDGDDTEENKQKYKYALDHFKLLNETLKKDGINQKYFFNFLSPENYPDYFSWLRDGKLIKGLFKSALDRELEE
- a CDS encoding helix-turn-helix domain-containing protein; protein product: MGMTEKIRIMLVKQGNISEAELARRLGQTPANLHHKMKRDNFSEKELREIAEALDCGLKINLVMNKTGEEI
- a CDS encoding HK97 family phage prohead protease, translating into MVILRNKSGEFQVQNRAGLLDFLRGEAGMRNGEGGVTELAGLECICSVPFAVATAASVQDGENSNAIAWTFSTFDLDRYDERIDPSGWDFKRYLQNPVIQWAHCFDIPAIGKADGVFADEKGLHGSIVFNGKDYDPFGWGIGERVKNGVIRAGSVGFRVLEIELPSKEDSKDGTTLIFRKQELLEFSVCNVPANPWALAKGMTEKKQETSFPDFWGNIIQNHKE
- a CDS encoding J domain-containing protein, with the translated sequence MNYFEKCQSVEEAKKRYRELLKQYHPDHAGQEGEAATVEIINQFNSFLNGFMSHSFNSYYADKEWKPAADAVTPFQEILQKIINLDCEIEIIGYWIYCFNSKEIREQLKALGFWFSGNRKAWIYSGRPKRNISSHETLDEIRAKKGSQKVSREKEEKDKEKQAYKLAM
- a CDS encoding DNA methyltransferase, producing the protein MKGLTEKEREFIIERLQAGETIPDDFKEKLFPVTQKEYELRYAGKMRKEDLLADKDGTFAVPLQVEKIYNGKRKKYKDDWRNMIVFGDNLQFLKTIYKNEDPLIKDKVKSKVKLIYIDPPFATDSDFEGIDGQKAYSDKAKDSDFIEYLRKRLILAKEILANDGSIYVHLDAKKSHYIKVILDEIFSDFFCIEIIWVCGLMGSGKIFPKAHETIFCYKKVNSIFNPPPRIGYSKRITNALVKDKNGWYYTRGKESSGGSTYLKTYICTDPTLSKEEAIKSANSNRPQTAWDVWMGKEDLANEFNDFPVGTYAYTEIENVGYPTQKPEFLLKRIIEASSNEDDIVLDFFAGSGTTAAVAEKLNRRWITCDIGKFSFYTVQKRLLTIQDSKNLENSKKKYSKEAKTFVTVNTGMYDLAKMKELDRGKYIEFVLELFEVAPKKLKKKGFEFQGERKDGYPVLVWEYSSEHNLDEEFLESLYKALGKSIGSRVYIIAPINAVDFIGDYHQIENTRFYFLKIPYQVIQELHNSKFEKIHQPRSKRNLNDLENAVGFHFGLPPEVKSSFKKGVFAIKEFKSNFKDEAKGNDFENLETLSMVVIDSNYDGTDFKMTDCYFSDEFTNIDGVLTKKIENSGKSVFVIYIDIFGNEAKEVFNIK